The Deltaproteobacteria bacterium genome contains a region encoding:
- a CDS encoding gamma carbonic anhydrase family protein, translating to MGLIKSVRGFTPQIHESVFLAENATIIGNVTLKKGCSVWYQAVLRSDVMPIEIGEDTNIQDGTVIHGTFEKWGTKIGNQVTVGHQVMLHGTTIDDLCLIGMGSILMDGCFIAKNSIVGAGSLVTEGSKFPEGSLIIGRPARVARPLTQEEIKYIAQSSENYKLYTTWYR from the coding sequence ATGGGTCTAATCAAATCCGTGCGAGGTTTCACTCCACAAATTCACGAGTCCGTTTTTTTAGCAGAAAATGCAACGATCATTGGGAATGTCACTCTTAAGAAAGGGTGTTCTGTCTGGTATCAAGCCGTTTTAAGAAGTGATGTCATGCCTATTGAAATTGGTGAAGATACCAATATTCAAGATGGAACAGTTATTCATGGGACTTTTGAAAAATGGGGAACAAAAATAGGAAATCAAGTCACCGTTGGGCACCAAGTGATGCTTCATGGAACGACCATAGATGATCTCTGTCTTATCGGCATGGGAAGTATTTTAATGGATGGGTGTTTTATTGCTAAAAACTCAATTGTAGGTGCCGGATCCTTAGTGACCGAGGGATCAAAATTTCCAGAAGGTTCTTTAATTATAGGAAGACCGGCAAGGGTAGCTCGCCCCTTAACTCAAGAAGAAATAAAGTACATTGCTCAATCTTCTGAAAATTATAAACTCTATACGACATGGTATCGATAA
- a CDS encoding bifunctional nuclease family protein produces the protein MANSTNINLPVPDIYQVLGGNLLFSNQSEEEEVFHQNDLIELFPFGVSLTPELHQPFVLLKDKSLEFTLPVPIHPIEAGAVINFGNKSQAPYDPHHFLGQILESLQIKILQCVFVQLKGPRQYVRVYFQGHQKLNSIKIQADQAISLCISHKVPLFATKNFINQSKLLNVQIEGVTKHLLENQKNLVKNSNYLQ, from the coding sequence GTGGCAAACTCAACTAATATTAATTTACCAGTTCCTGATATCTATCAAGTTCTTGGTGGGAATTTATTATTTTCAAATCAGTCTGAAGAGGAAGAAGTTTTTCATCAAAATGATTTAATAGAATTATTTCCATTTGGCGTGTCATTGACTCCTGAATTGCATCAGCCCTTTGTTTTGTTAAAAGATAAAAGTTTAGAGTTTACCCTTCCTGTGCCTATCCACCCCATTGAGGCCGGAGCGGTCATCAATTTTGGTAATAAATCTCAAGCCCCCTATGATCCCCATCATTTTTTAGGGCAAATATTAGAGTCCTTGCAGATAAAAATACTTCAATGTGTTTTTGTTCAACTTAAAGGACCAAGACAATATGTTAGGGTGTATTTTCAAGGACACCAAAAATTAAACTCGATTAAGATTCAAGCCGATCAAGCGATCAGCCTTTGTATCTCGCATAAAGTTCCTTTGTTTGCGACTAAAAATTTTATCAATCAAAGCAAGCTTTTAAATGTGCAAATTGAAGGGGTCACCAAGCATTTGTTAGAAAATCAAAAAAACTTGGTAAAGAATTCAAATTATCTTCAATAG
- the miaB gene encoding tRNA (N6-isopentenyl adenosine(37)-C2)-methylthiotransferase MiaB yields MNQNYPNQDIGKGRGVYVSTYGCQMNVNDSDRMLALLEMVNFVPVQDPKEASVIIINSCSIREKPVHKVYSEVGTYRKMKELNPQLKIGVGGCVGQQEKEKLIKNQPMIDFVFGTDAIDSLPEILTDLYFKESNEAKQEVKEEDKKDSKAEKPLSNKSKIVKAQFAHRQPYHVETLVRNPGVSTFVNITKGCDNFCTFCVVPFTRGREKSRPQSHILMDIKTLLKRGVKEVTLLGQNVNSYQSECGADFADLLSAVAKETSVERIRFTTSHPKDFDEKLIKVLAQNQSKICEYIHLPFQSGNTRVLEQMNRGYTREEYLEKIRMIKEIMPNVVLSTDIIVGFPGETEAEFLETLSLIKEVAFETVFAFKYSPRPNTKAAKFEDQIPEAIKSERLQRLFDFHNELAFDLAKKYEGRTLSVLVEKKEEPILGNGMVKHSGRSTQNKLVYFEAPENLNLVGETVNINITKAFPAVFRGDYSGKLN; encoded by the coding sequence ATGAATCAGAACTATCCTAATCAAGATATTGGCAAGGGACGAGGAGTTTACGTTTCCACCTATGGTTGTCAAATGAATGTCAACGATTCCGATCGCATGTTGGCTTTGCTTGAAATGGTGAATTTTGTTCCCGTTCAAGATCCAAAAGAAGCCAGTGTGATTATCATTAATTCGTGCTCCATCAGGGAAAAGCCGGTTCACAAGGTTTATTCAGAGGTGGGGACTTATCGTAAAATGAAAGAATTAAATCCTCAGCTCAAAATTGGAGTGGGGGGCTGTGTTGGCCAGCAGGAAAAAGAGAAATTAATAAAGAATCAGCCGATGATTGATTTTGTTTTTGGAACGGATGCGATAGATTCCTTGCCAGAAATTTTGACGGATCTTTATTTTAAAGAGTCAAATGAGGCTAAACAAGAAGTTAAAGAAGAAGATAAAAAAGACTCAAAGGCAGAGAAGCCTCTTTCGAATAAATCTAAAATTGTAAAAGCTCAATTTGCCCATCGACAACCCTATCATGTAGAAACTTTAGTGCGAAATCCAGGGGTCTCAACTTTTGTAAATATCACTAAAGGTTGTGATAATTTTTGCACTTTTTGCGTGGTTCCTTTTACTCGAGGTCGAGAAAAAAGCCGTCCCCAATCCCATATCTTGATGGACATTAAAACTTTGCTCAAAAGGGGAGTGAAAGAAGTCACTCTTTTGGGGCAAAATGTAAATTCCTATCAGAGCGAGTGTGGGGCTGATTTTGCTGATTTATTGAGTGCCGTGGCCAAGGAGACAAGTGTTGAGCGTATCCGATTTACCACGAGTCACCCTAAGGATTTTGATGAAAAATTAATCAAGGTGTTAGCGCAAAATCAATCAAAGATTTGTGAGTACATTCATTTGCCTTTTCAAAGTGGCAACACTCGTGTTTTAGAACAAATGAATCGCGGCTATACCAGGGAAGAATACCTCGAGAAAATAAGAATGATCAAAGAAATCATGCCCAACGTGGTATTGTCGACAGATATTATTGTTGGCTTTCCTGGCGAGACCGAAGCTGAGTTCTTGGAGACTCTTTCATTGATTAAGGAAGTGGCTTTTGAAACCGTTTTTGCCTTTAAATACTCGCCAAGACCAAATACCAAGGCCGCCAAATTTGAAGATCAAATCCCCGAGGCCATCAAATCGGAAAGATTGCAGCGTCTTTTTGATTTTCATAATGAATTGGCCTTTGACCTTGCCAAAAAATATGAAGGACGCACATTAAGCGTACTTGTTGAAAAAAAAGAAGAACCCATCCTTGGAAATGGGATGGTGAAACATTCTGGACGTAGTACACAAAACAAGTTGGTGTATTTTGAAGCTCCAGAAAATTTAAACCTTGTAGGAGAAACGGTGAATATAAATATAACTAAAGCTTTTCCTGCAGTTTTTAGGGGTGATTACAGTGGCAAACTCAACTAA
- a CDS encoding trypsin-like serine protease: MKILNQKLLKSVLLAAGFLFLISCQDKNHQNKSHQTEVSLEKSSAIIGGTEVLGSDPLKKFTVLMHVYSVDKETDPKPKNISVCTGIIVSRFHVLTAAHCLEKAFGKITSNTVNKDEKLDSNIDPSLKKHGVVEVIYSLNLVSNEVNRDYVKKSIMHSGYIRSDGQYFDMALLKLRNEVPAEYEPISILPAAMELKKGDSVISLGYGSHGPGLGNQLMKLYKVSEVPIQEDEGIEIVLDQTNGKGICSGDSGGPTVYYYQGKYYLVGINMAVVVTDKTNPSVCNTYGVIVKTQTFKPWILKQINLL, translated from the coding sequence ATGAAAATACTTAATCAGAAGTTATTGAAAAGCGTTTTACTTGCAGCTGGATTTCTATTTTTGATTTCATGCCAAGATAAGAATCACCAAAATAAAAGCCATCAAACTGAAGTTTCCCTAGAAAAAAGCTCTGCAATCATTGGAGGGACTGAAGTTCTTGGTTCAGATCCTTTGAAGAAATTTACGGTTCTGATGCACGTCTATTCCGTTGATAAGGAAACGGATCCTAAACCCAAAAATATTTCAGTTTGTACGGGAATTATCGTTAGTCGGTTCCATGTTTTAACAGCAGCTCACTGTTTGGAAAAAGCTTTTGGAAAGATAACAAGCAATACCGTTAACAAAGACGAAAAACTAGATTCAAACATAGATCCAAGTTTAAAAAAACATGGAGTTGTTGAAGTGATTTATTCCCTCAATTTAGTTTCGAATGAGGTAAATAGAGATTATGTGAAGAAATCGATAATGCATTCTGGATATATCAGATCCGACGGGCAATATTTTGATATGGCGTTGTTAAAATTACGAAATGAGGTTCCTGCCGAATATGAACCCATCAGTATTTTACCTGCTGCTATGGAACTTAAAAAAGGAGATTCCGTTATCTCCTTAGGATATGGGAGTCATGGTCCGGGACTGGGAAATCAATTAATGAAACTCTATAAAGTGAGTGAAGTTCCCATTCAGGAGGATGAAGGAATCGAAATTGTTTTAGATCAAACAAATGGAAAAGGAATTTGCAGTGGTGATTCAGGTGGGCCAACAGTCTATTACTATCAAGGTAAATATTATCTTGTAGGAATTAATATGGCCGTCGTCGTCACAGACAAAACAAATCCTTCAGTTTGCAATACCTACGGAGTTATTGTTAAAACCCAAACATTTAAACCTTGGATCTTAAAACAAATAAATCTACTGTAG
- a CDS encoding MerR family transcriptional regulator: MEFSILTEIPLSTAEPETEIEVKAEADTEPEPEAREVLASESIPLTISEPISLPAALCDDLLLEEISAIPDKMGFKIGEVSDLLGIKQYVLRYWESEFEVLKPKKAHNNQRLFTKKNVENAFLIRKLLHRDRFSIEGARVALRGLKAHVKKEHQKEKEIKQAFHKMDTYHDRLENIALDIRKLRQLFK; this comes from the coding sequence ATGGAGTTTTCTATTTTAACTGAGATTCCTCTATCAACAGCTGAACCAGAAACAGAAATTGAAGTTAAAGCTGAAGCTGACACTGAGCCTGAACCTGAAGCGAGGGAAGTTCTAGCTTCAGAGTCGATTCCCCTCACTATTTCTGAACCCATTTCCTTGCCGGCAGCACTTTGTGATGATTTATTACTTGAAGAGATCAGTGCTATTCCTGATAAGATGGGTTTTAAAATTGGTGAAGTTTCAGATCTTCTAGGCATAAAGCAGTATGTGCTTCGCTATTGGGAAAGTGAATTTGAGGTATTAAAGCCTAAGAAAGCCCACAATAACCAGCGACTTTTTACCAAAAAAAATGTTGAAAATGCGTTTCTTATAAGAAAACTTTTACACAGAGACCGATTTTCAATCGAAGGAGCCAGAGTGGCTTTGAGAGGCCTTAAGGCCCATGTAAAAAAAGAACATCAAAAAGAAAAAGAAATCAAACAAGCCTTTCACAAGATGGATACCTATCATGATCGACTTGAAAACATAGCTTTAGATATTCGAAAACTTCGTCAGTTATTTAAATAG
- a CDS encoding integration host factor subunit alpha, which produces MAGQNVWKSTMTKADIVEKVYGKIGFSKKEASELVELVFDTIKDQLHHGDKIKISGFGNFVVTSKHERVGRNPQTGVQIMISARKKLTFKPSQVLRAMLNGEDYSQLKDEDDDI; this is translated from the coding sequence ATGGCTGGTCAAAATGTATGGAAGTCAACGATGACAAAGGCGGATATCGTTGAAAAAGTGTATGGTAAAATTGGTTTTTCTAAAAAAGAAGCCAGTGAATTAGTTGAACTTGTTTTTGATACCATTAAAGATCAATTGCATCATGGTGATAAAATTAAAATATCAGGCTTTGGTAATTTTGTGGTTACCAGCAAGCACGAGCGTGTTGGACGAAATCCTCAAACAGGTGTTCAGATCATGATTTCGGCCCGAAAGAAATTAACTTTTAAGCCCTCTCAGGTATTAAGAGCCATGCTTAATGGAGAAGATTATTCTCAATTGAAGGACGAGGATGACGATATCTAA